A single Thermofilum sp. DNA region contains:
- a CDS encoding phosphate uptake regulator PhoU yields MEVKRVIRIGGSYYVALPKAWVLENSLEEGYVTVEAESGGVLRVRALGQKERKEPSIARISCGGEVLRKILSAYLKGCEVIEISLEEGCRESALQAALKAQNLLVGLELVEESRNALILQCFIREDYSVESLLYRMNAVSISMLEKAFQALSRGDEEVADEVRALDDRVDRLYFLTVRLIRGRVANPLTPPEERVRLVDLRLTAKHLEDLGDTYESLASLASRTRCELSRVELLEDAQRLVLREVLEGRGRTEEARNALRKAREHFSRASLPAAVQEKILRALDLLEDLADLA; encoded by the coding sequence GTGGAAGTTAAAAGAGTTATCAGGATAGGGGGTAGCTACTACGTAGCCCTTCCGAAGGCGTGGGTGCTCGAAAACAGCCTCGAGGAAGGGTACGTCACCGTTGAGGCGGAAAGCGGAGGAGTGCTCAGAGTCCGCGCTCTCGGGCAGAAGGAGAGGAAAGAGCCCTCGATTGCTAGGATCAGCTGCGGCGGCGAAGTGCTCCGCAAGATTCTCTCAGCTTACCTGAAAGGCTGCGAAGTGATAGAGATCAGTTTAGAGGAGGGTTGTCGCGAGTCAGCGCTGCAAGCAGCACTTAAGGCGCAGAACCTCCTCGTCGGCTTAGAGCTCGTAGAAGAGTCTAGGAACGCTTTAATCCTGCAGTGCTTCATAAGGGAAGATTACTCGGTTGAGTCCCTCCTGTACAGGATGAACGCCGTCTCTATATCGATGCTTGAGAAAGCTTTCCAGGCTCTCAGCCGGGGGGATGAGGAAGTAGCAGACGAAGTCCGCGCTCTAGACGATAGAGTCGACAGGCTGTACTTCCTCACCGTGAGGCTCATAAGAGGTAGAGTCGCGAACCCCCTAACCCCTCCCGAGGAGAGAGTCCGGCTTGTGGACCTGCGCTTAACCGCCAAGCACCTTGAGGACCTCGGGGACACCTACGAGTCGCTAGCCTCTCTCGCCTCGAGAACACGCTGCGAGCTCAGCAGAGTCGAGCTTTTGGAAGATGCGCAGAGGCTCGTTCTCCGCGAGGTTCTAGAAGGTAGAGGGAGGACGGAGGAGGCCAGGAACGCTCTCCGCAAGGCACGAGAACACTTCTCGCGGGCAAGCCTCCCAGCCGCGGTGCAGGAGAAGATCCTCAGAGCACTAGACCTCCTAGAGGACTTAGCAGACCTCGCGTAA
- a CDS encoding MFS transporter: protein MSKRYKWFIVLFFFTFLTFHEADRFIISAVAPQLLDEFQVKYSELGLVFSLTVLVAAILYPVWGYLYDRYSRKVLAGLAALIWGFTTIFNALAKTFTQFFLTRLATGADDAAPPGIYSLVADYFEPYSRGKAMGILNASGPLGAILGSVLALSIVAAGMSWRNAFFITGPIGIIVGVLTFFLVKEIPRGSSEPELSGLLTQDVYKAHLSDLPRLLKNRSLLLLYTQGFWGVFPWNAITFWFITYMQRERGMPPDAVMPVMVIALVAMVAGNLVAGVVGDWLFKKTKRGRAIFGAVVVLFSAVLIYLAIRAPTTEEFILLTALTAFEIPMAGPNVSAAITDVTEPELRASATGYLRFFENIGSAAAPFITGVLADQIGLGEAILWVSVSTWLLCFVFFTILALIIPRDIDRLRKIMESRARELRGGE from the coding sequence ATGAGTAAACGCTACAAATGGTTCATAGTTCTGTTCTTCTTCACCTTCCTGACGTTCCACGAGGCCGACAGATTCATCATTTCTGCTGTAGCTCCGCAGCTTCTCGACGAGTTCCAAGTCAAGTACTCTGAGCTGGGTCTAGTCTTCTCGCTCACAGTGCTAGTCGCCGCCATCCTCTACCCCGTCTGGGGCTACCTTTACGACAGGTACTCGAGGAAGGTTCTCGCGGGGCTTGCAGCGCTGATTTGGGGCTTCACAACGATCTTCAACGCTCTAGCGAAGACGTTCACCCAGTTCTTCCTGACGAGGTTAGCCACGGGTGCTGATGACGCCGCTCCACCAGGCATCTACAGCCTGGTAGCCGACTACTTTGAACCCTACAGCCGCGGCAAAGCGATGGGGATCCTCAACGCCAGCGGGCCTCTCGGCGCTATACTGGGCAGCGTGCTGGCGCTCAGCATAGTAGCGGCGGGGATGAGCTGGAGGAACGCTTTCTTCATCACCGGGCCCATAGGCATCATCGTGGGCGTTCTCACCTTCTTCCTCGTCAAGGAGATTCCTCGAGGCAGCAGCGAGCCGGAGCTCAGCGGGCTTCTCACCCAGGACGTGTACAAGGCTCACCTCTCCGACCTCCCCCGCCTACTTAAGAACCGGTCGCTGCTACTGCTCTACACGCAGGGGTTCTGGGGGGTCTTCCCGTGGAACGCGATCACCTTCTGGTTCATCACCTACATGCAGAGGGAGAGGGGGATGCCGCCCGACGCGGTGATGCCCGTAATGGTTATCGCGCTCGTAGCCATGGTTGCCGGAAACCTGGTTGCCGGCGTGGTCGGCGACTGGCTCTTCAAGAAGACTAAGAGAGGTAGAGCCATCTTCGGGGCAGTGGTAGTCCTCTTCTCAGCCGTGCTCATCTACCTCGCGATCCGCGCTCCAACCACGGAGGAGTTCATACTCTTAACCGCCCTCACAGCGTTCGAGATCCCGATGGCTGGGCCGAACGTCTCAGCCGCTATAACTGACGTCACCGAGCCGGAGCTGAGAGCGAGCGCGACAGGCTACCTCCGCTTCTTCGAAAATATCGGGAGCGCCGCCGCACCCTTCATCACGGGGGTGCTGGCTGACCAGATAGGCCTCGGAGAGGCGATCCTCTGGGTATCGGTGTCGACGTGGCTGCTGTGCTTCGTCTTCTTCACCATCCTCGCTCTTATCATACCCCGGGACATAGACAGGCTCAGGAAAATTATGGAGTCGAGGGCGAGAGAGCTTAGGGGCGGCGAGTGA
- a CDS encoding winged helix-turn-helix transcriptional regulator, with product MSRFRLHLALAVLALFTLSTAAAQAVKGSLSVTIYADGSALVTIKAETGGAPLVELEAIGSPDPSLGIVAFNERNELLPTSYDSASGLITVLAFNSSTITVSYVTATLTTKVRDLWFVNFSAPLPATVELPPNATLSGIYTDFTSIKAEGGRVVVQFPPGPVMLSYTLLQPIKPRPPPPGNQTQQPATPPPSQPSGPAQPSPGTPTQQPSPAQPQQVDWLLVALLGVALAAAAAAAALILRGRRKEELSETDMEIIRALQAAGGGMFQSELAARLSIPTTTLWRRLRKLQELGYIVIERRGGRNYVKLT from the coding sequence GTGAGCCGTTTTCGCCTACACCTGGCGCTAGCGGTGCTAGCGCTCTTCACGCTGAGCACCGCTGCCGCGCAAGCTGTGAAAGGGAGCTTGAGCGTCACCATATACGCGGACGGCTCCGCGCTGGTGACGATAAAAGCTGAGACGGGCGGCGCGCCGCTGGTCGAGCTGGAGGCTATCGGCTCTCCCGACCCCTCCTTAGGCATCGTGGCCTTCAACGAGAGGAATGAACTCCTCCCGACGAGCTACGATAGCGCGAGCGGCTTGATCACAGTCCTGGCGTTCAACTCGTCTACAATCACCGTGAGCTACGTCACGGCAACGCTGACAACGAAGGTTCGGGACTTGTGGTTCGTCAACTTCTCAGCTCCGCTCCCAGCTACCGTGGAGCTACCCCCTAACGCAACGCTCAGCGGGATCTACACGGATTTCACGAGCATAAAAGCAGAGGGGGGACGCGTAGTGGTCCAGTTCCCGCCGGGCCCCGTAATGCTGAGCTACACCCTTCTTCAGCCTATAAAGCCCCGCCCACCACCCCCAGGCAACCAGACCCAGCAGCCCGCTACCCCGCCCCCCTCTCAGCCCTCCGGCCCTGCGCAGCCCTCCCCCGGTACTCCGACCCAGCAGCCTAGCCCTGCCCAGCCGCAGCAGGTGGACTGGTTGCTGGTAGCTCTACTCGGGGTTGCGCTGGCAGCTGCCGCCGCGGCGGCGGCACTAATCCTCAGAGGGAGACGCAAGGAAGAGCTCTCCGAGACTGATATGGAGATCATACGAGCTCTTCAAGCTGCTGGCGGCGGTATGTTCCAGTCTGAGCTAGCTGCTAGGTTAAGTATCCCGACAACAACGCTGTGGAGGCGGCTCCGAAAGCTGCAAGAGCTAGGCTACATCGTTATCGAGCGGAGAGGAGGGCGGAACTACGTTAAACTTACATAG
- a CDS encoding galactokinase family protein has translation MTGYSNARVKLPERWVFLSSAPGRVDFLNTHQDYKGLPVVPAAVNLRTFIAVLEPCERFEIESWNLREEGSPHRDVFPASSPPLLHKGWWGNYLRAVVRAVEERVGRPLKSGFRAVVSSEIPVGSGLSSSAALEVAFAKALDHYFNLGLSPEELAEVAFQAENRIAGIPCGRLDQYASAIGGAILLYPKPPVRVQRLEARWLRFTVADSGIRHSVADIHPVRQAEINRGLKALMENPGVPASLKAKLGWRFDEPAWEDLSLRELEPYLGALDEAARRRILFTLLTHSSTLRAVRALREGDFRALAEEVNRQHELLRDLYEVSLPELERLRDAMLGAGALAVKISGAGMGGSLVALAPGREREVLQASLEAGASRAWALSVDEGARIEEG, from the coding sequence ATGACGGGTTACTCCAACGCGAGGGTGAAGCTCCCCGAGCGCTGGGTCTTCTTATCTTCGGCCCCAGGCAGGGTGGATTTCCTCAACACCCACCAGGACTACAAAGGGCTCCCCGTTGTGCCCGCCGCGGTTAATCTCCGCACGTTCATCGCGGTCTTAGAGCCTTGCGAGCGCTTCGAAATCGAGAGCTGGAACCTCAGAGAGGAGGGGTCACCCCACCGGGACGTGTTCCCCGCTTCGAGCCCCCCGCTGCTCCATAAGGGCTGGTGGGGAAACTACCTCAGGGCGGTGGTGAGGGCTGTCGAGGAGAGGGTGGGCAGGCCCCTCAAGAGCGGTTTCAGGGCTGTGGTCAGCAGCGAGATCCCTGTGGGCTCGGGGCTGTCGAGCAGCGCGGCACTGGAAGTGGCTTTCGCGAAAGCCCTAGACCACTACTTCAACTTAGGTCTTTCACCCGAGGAGTTAGCAGAGGTGGCTTTCCAGGCGGAGAACAGGATCGCAGGGATTCCGTGCGGCCGCCTCGACCAGTACGCTTCAGCTATCGGCGGCGCGATACTCCTCTACCCGAAGCCCCCCGTGCGCGTCCAGAGGCTTGAGGCCCGCTGGCTGCGCTTCACCGTGGCGGACTCAGGCATCAGGCACAGCGTTGCTGACATACACCCCGTGAGGCAGGCCGAGATCAACAGGGGGCTGAAGGCGCTCATGGAGAACCCCGGGGTGCCCGCGTCCCTGAAGGCGAAGCTGGGCTGGAGGTTCGACGAGCCAGCCTGGGAGGACCTCAGCCTTCGGGAGCTCGAGCCGTACCTGGGAGCGCTAGATGAAGCAGCTAGGCGCCGTATCCTCTTCACCCTACTCACGCACAGCTCTACGCTCCGCGCCGTGAGGGCACTCCGGGAGGGCGATTTCCGCGCCCTAGCAGAGGAGGTGAACAGGCAGCACGAGCTTCTCAGGGACCTCTACGAGGTTAGCTTGCCGGAGCTCGAGCGCTTGAGAGACGCGATGCTGGGTGCAGGCGCGCTGGCGGTGAAGATCAGCGGAGCTGGGATGGGGGGCAGCCTCGTAGCGCTTGCCCCAGGCAGGGAGCGCGAGGTGCTCCAAGCCTCTCTGGAGGCTGGCGCCTCTAGAGCGTGGGCGCTCAGCGTGGACGAGGGGGCTAGGATCGAGGAGGGATAG
- a CDS encoding UDP-2,3-diacylglucosamine diphosphatase, translating into MKIDIIEASGIPLPLITLEDEEEAVILSDTHLGLNVKGRVASKSRELAEFFAHLRSTKTKLVVLLGDVLELWNAPLHSVMRAAYEPLRELSRSNATVVYVAGNHDRILAGLHLIGRRGEEDLVVAPEAVLLEVSGRKALLFHGHQLDRAFLITRSLWKLQSYVYTFSEALLALPKGLEWVLAGLAALLFLGLIAIIPAGSLVVEIAVMLLAAFLLSPLLLLLWRNFQDEVWYLLIQPLAGRLSRGRLRGKSIRTLAVSKPLRKLLGLIESIVGRVDIAVFGHTHVPELLEDNGRVFANTGSWVENGNAATCTFLRVKPGEILLSQWANGAERVLARAAILPENTKESSQSEGAIPPRS; encoded by the coding sequence TTGAAAATAGACATCATCGAGGCCTCCGGCATCCCCCTACCCCTGATAACCCTCGAGGACGAGGAGGAGGCGGTTATACTCTCGGACACGCACCTCGGCCTCAACGTTAAGGGGAGGGTTGCCAGCAAGAGCAGAGAGCTCGCTGAGTTCTTCGCCCACCTGCGGAGCACTAAGACGAAGCTCGTAGTGCTGCTCGGCGATGTGCTGGAGCTGTGGAACGCTCCGCTGCACAGCGTCATGCGCGCAGCCTACGAGCCCCTGAGGGAGCTCTCCAGGAGCAATGCAACTGTCGTCTACGTTGCCGGGAACCACGACAGGATCCTCGCAGGCCTGCACCTCATCGGGAGACGGGGGGAGGAGGACCTCGTGGTGGCTCCCGAAGCAGTACTGCTAGAGGTTTCAGGCAGGAAAGCGCTCCTGTTCCACGGCCACCAGCTCGACAGAGCATTCCTCATCACGCGCAGCCTCTGGAAGCTCCAGTCCTACGTGTACACGTTCTCTGAAGCTCTTCTCGCGCTGCCTAAAGGGTTGGAGTGGGTGCTGGCGGGGCTAGCTGCGCTCCTGTTCCTCGGGTTGATCGCCATCATCCCAGCCGGCTCCCTGGTGGTGGAGATTGCGGTAATGCTCCTCGCAGCCTTCCTGCTGTCCCCCCTCCTGCTCCTGCTCTGGAGAAACTTCCAAGACGAGGTGTGGTACCTGCTCATTCAACCTCTAGCAGGCAGGCTCTCGAGAGGGAGGTTAAGGGGGAAGAGCATTAGGACTCTTGCTGTCAGCAAGCCCCTTAGAAAGCTTCTCGGCTTGATCGAGAGCATTGTAGGCCGCGTAGATATCGCTGTCTTTGGCCACACCCACGTGCCGGAGCTCCTCGAAGATAACGGCAGAGTGTTCGCTAACACAGGCTCGTGGGTGGAGAACGGGAACGCTGCCACCTGCACTTTCCTGAGGGTTAAGCCCGGGGAGATTCTCCTCTCACAGTGGGCTAACGGTGCGGAGAGAGTGCTAGCGCGAGCCGCTATCCTGCCGGAAAACACGAAAGAAAGCTCGCAAAGCGAAGGCGCTATCCCTCCTCGATCCTAG
- the galT gene encoding galactose-1-phosphate uridylyltransferase gives MSAGCNELRWNPLLGCWVVVSSSRATRPWRSVTQCPFCPGAEETGYGWDVLALDNRFPALRPDAKTCTESRGLYRVRPAYGYAKVVVETPEHEGDLDAIPRENLLRYVELLAQLTRQYCADPGIAYVFPFRNKGEVIGVSLTHPHSQVYILPFVPPRVEREHRMMSEHKSRYGGCLLCEILKQEEEEGSRLLYLNAEFTAFLPFFAMWPYEVHVYSRRHVERLDELDRASLEQLADALRVIVAAYNELFGFSLPYMMVFHQKPCRGYEGFHLHVEFYPVHRARDKLKYPAGIEWGAWVFTYDAVPEEKAAELRAAVKKAVEKLGRRGEKPLGDPGPG, from the coding sequence GTGAGCGCAGGTTGCAACGAACTCCGCTGGAACCCTCTCCTCGGTTGCTGGGTGGTAGTTTCGAGCTCGCGGGCTACCCGGCCTTGGAGGAGCGTTACGCAGTGCCCCTTCTGCCCTGGAGCGGAGGAGACAGGATACGGGTGGGATGTGCTCGCTCTTGATAACCGCTTCCCAGCTCTGAGGCCCGACGCGAAAACCTGCACGGAGAGCAGGGGTCTCTACCGGGTGCGACCCGCCTACGGCTACGCTAAGGTGGTGGTTGAGACCCCGGAGCACGAGGGGGACCTCGACGCTATCCCTAGGGAAAACCTGCTCAGGTACGTGGAGCTTCTCGCCCAGCTGACGAGGCAGTACTGCGCAGACCCCGGCATCGCGTACGTTTTCCCGTTCAGGAATAAGGGCGAGGTAATAGGGGTCTCGTTGACACACCCTCACTCGCAGGTGTACATCCTCCCGTTTGTCCCCCCGAGAGTCGAGAGAGAGCACAGGATGATGTCCGAGCACAAAAGCCGCTACGGGGGCTGCCTGCTGTGCGAGATCCTGAAGCAGGAGGAGGAAGAGGGCTCGAGGCTCCTCTACCTGAACGCGGAGTTCACAGCGTTCCTGCCATTCTTCGCGATGTGGCCCTACGAGGTTCACGTGTACTCTCGGCGGCACGTTGAGAGGTTGGACGAGCTCGACAGAGCTTCGCTCGAGCAGCTAGCTGACGCGCTGAGAGTCATCGTCGCCGCCTACAACGAGCTCTTCGGCTTCAGCCTCCCCTACATGATGGTCTTCCACCAGAAGCCGTGCCGCGGCTACGAGGGCTTTCACCTGCACGTGGAGTTCTACCCAGTGCACCGGGCGAGGGACAAGCTCAAGTACCCTGCAGGCATAGAGTGGGGGGCATGGGTCTTCACCTACGACGCTGTCCCGGAGGAGAAGGCTGCCGAGCTCCGCGCCGCCGTCAAGAAAGCCGTCGAGAAGCTCGGAAGGAGGGGAGAGAAGCCGCTGGGGGATCCCGGGCCGGGGTGA
- the bgaS gene encoding beta-galactosidase BgaS: MFPKGFLWGVSLAGFQFEMGDAEGRALDPNTDWFVWVHDRENIEKGIVSGDLPEHGIDYWHRFREDHALAQELGMNAYRLNVEWSRIFPKPTYAVEVGVEREEGLAVGVSIDESDLAKLEELADAAAVQHYREVIEDLRERGFLVILNLVHFTLPLWLHDPIAARSTNLRKGPLGWVDQRFPVEFAKFAAYAAWKFGDLVDMWSTFNEPGVVMEAGYLGRRRFPPGVFHFDGYRKGMLNIVQAHVLAYSAIKKFDRTKAYRESAEPASVGVIHNVIPFHPLRPEKGKDVAAAKTADYLHNRWILQAVHSGIVNRSLNWRREGEKVEKYRGKLDWLGVNYYSRSVVAGKTGLLPLLVGLPAIPHLVKGYGFECEPRSSSASGRPTTDFGWEVYPEGLAEALSAAVEIGKPVLVTENGIADAEDRLRPHFIALHLEVLERFLRERKGNVLGYLHWALTDNYEWADGFRMKFGLFHVDLETKKRVKRPSANLLARVISEGAVPDEALRKAEEATCIALRER, from the coding sequence ATGTTCCCCAAGGGCTTCCTCTGGGGCGTGTCCCTCGCAGGCTTCCAGTTCGAGATGGGTGACGCGGAGGGGAGGGCCCTAGACCCGAACACTGACTGGTTCGTCTGGGTGCACGACAGGGAGAACATCGAGAAAGGCATCGTCAGCGGCGACCTACCCGAGCACGGTATCGACTACTGGCACCGCTTCCGCGAGGACCACGCTCTAGCCCAGGAGCTCGGCATGAACGCTTACCGGCTGAACGTCGAGTGGAGCCGGATCTTCCCCAAGCCCACATACGCGGTCGAGGTGGGCGTTGAGAGGGAGGAGGGCCTAGCTGTGGGGGTAAGCATCGACGAGAGCGATCTCGCGAAGCTCGAAGAGCTGGCGGACGCGGCAGCTGTGCAGCACTACCGCGAAGTTATCGAGGATCTTCGCGAGAGAGGCTTCCTCGTGATCCTCAACTTAGTGCACTTCACGCTCCCTTTGTGGCTCCACGACCCGATAGCAGCTAGGAGCACCAACCTGAGGAAGGGGCCCCTCGGCTGGGTGGACCAGCGCTTCCCGGTCGAGTTCGCGAAGTTCGCAGCTTACGCTGCGTGGAAGTTCGGGGATCTCGTGGACATGTGGTCGACGTTTAACGAGCCAGGCGTCGTGATGGAGGCTGGCTACCTCGGGCGTAGAAGGTTCCCTCCGGGAGTCTTCCACTTCGATGGCTACAGGAAGGGGATGCTGAACATAGTGCAAGCTCACGTTCTCGCTTACAGCGCGATTAAGAAGTTCGACAGAACCAAGGCTTACAGGGAGAGCGCTGAGCCTGCGAGCGTGGGTGTCATTCACAACGTGATCCCCTTCCACCCTCTGAGGCCCGAGAAAGGGAAGGATGTCGCCGCCGCGAAAACCGCAGACTACCTCCACAACCGCTGGATCCTGCAGGCTGTCCATTCCGGAATCGTAAACAGGAGCCTTAACTGGAGGAGGGAGGGAGAGAAGGTGGAGAAGTACAGGGGGAAGCTCGACTGGCTGGGCGTGAACTACTACTCGCGAAGCGTAGTCGCCGGGAAAACAGGCCTGCTCCCGCTTCTCGTAGGTCTCCCCGCGATACCCCATCTCGTGAAAGGTTACGGGTTCGAGTGCGAGCCCCGCTCATCCAGCGCTTCAGGAAGGCCGACAACAGACTTCGGCTGGGAAGTTTACCCCGAGGGCCTCGCCGAGGCGCTCAGCGCTGCGGTAGAGATAGGTAAGCCGGTTCTTGTGACGGAGAACGGGATCGCCGACGCTGAGGATAGGCTGCGCCCCCACTTCATCGCTCTACACCTCGAGGTGCTTGAGCGATTCCTCAGGGAGAGAAAGGGCAATGTGCTGGGCTACCTGCACTGGGCGCTCACAGACAACTACGAGTGGGCTGACGGCTTCAGGATGAAGTTCGGGTTGTTTCACGTCGACCTAGAGACCAAGAAGAGAGTGAAAAGGCCTAGCGCGAACCTTCTCGCACGGGTGATATCCGAGGGAGCTGTCCCCGACGAGGCATTGAGGAAAGCTGAAGAAGCTACCTGTATCGCCCTCCGGGAGCGCTGA
- a CDS encoding DedA family protein: MSLVEALTDFLAGLAAELGPAGFFAVMFLESIIVPIPSEVVLVTAGLAAGRSSANLLGFFVAATLGSLAGAMTIYTLARVLGVKLVEKYGRYLGVRESHLKAAAAFFEKYGALSVFLARFVPGVRSLIGIPAGIVGMDPRLYALAAGAGGAIWNAAFILLGVVVEGSLSAAKHYSAYIDAAGAAALLILAALALRKVKLNRAAQKVLTSSTLQ; this comes from the coding sequence ATGTCGCTGGTAGAGGCGCTCACCGACTTCCTGGCGGGCTTAGCGGCCGAGCTAGGTCCCGCAGGTTTTTTCGCCGTAATGTTCCTCGAGAGCATTATCGTCCCCATCCCGAGCGAAGTGGTTCTAGTGACCGCCGGGCTCGCAGCTGGAAGGAGCTCAGCAAATCTCTTAGGATTCTTCGTAGCAGCCACTCTCGGGAGCCTTGCGGGAGCGATGACCATATACACTCTCGCACGGGTCTTAGGCGTAAAGCTCGTTGAGAAGTACGGCAGGTACCTAGGCGTAAGGGAGAGCCACCTCAAGGCAGCTGCTGCTTTCTTCGAGAAGTACGGCGCTCTATCAGTTTTCCTCGCCAGGTTCGTGCCCGGTGTCCGAAGCCTCATCGGTATCCCTGCGGGGATTGTGGGGATGGATCCACGGCTTTACGCGCTTGCCGCGGGTGCAGGCGGCGCTATATGGAACGCAGCCTTCATCCTACTCGGGGTGGTTGTCGAAGGGAGCTTATCGGCCGCTAAGCACTACTCAGCCTACATAGACGCTGCTGGCGCAGCAGCTCTGCTGATTCTCGCAGCTTTAGCCCTGAGGAAAGTTAAGCTCAACCGCGCTGCTCAAAAAGTTTTGACTTCATCCACGCTTCAGTGA
- a CDS encoding twin-arginine translocase subunit TatC yields the protein MSAEELPEKPFLEHVYDLLETLRRMLIYSLVFILALYVAPSPLQLPGYSPLIFDLMAKTNEYMLDFNTSVFARPFITVFGLSGKQAVLISHGWFDALTASLLLAGLLAVVVLSPLHAYLIYRFVEPALYPHEKKVVRKYIAFSLVLFLLGSIYGYFVVMPIVFAVGAGLATLGGAALLFSIQEFYQNLFLGVLSTGVFFMFPLAVLTLHKIGLVSSETLSKQWRYVVFAIFAILAFITPDPTLVTDLVLGVPFMALYFLSIWLVKRSEKKGRKSG from the coding sequence ATGAGCGCGGAAGAGCTGCCTGAGAAGCCTTTCCTCGAGCACGTCTACGACCTTCTCGAAACTCTGAGGAGAATGCTGATATACTCGCTAGTCTTCATCCTGGCCCTCTACGTGGCGCCGTCACCGCTTCAGCTGCCAGGCTACAGCCCCCTCATCTTCGACCTGATGGCGAAGACTAACGAGTACATGCTGGACTTCAACACCAGTGTTTTCGCAAGGCCGTTCATCACGGTGTTCGGGCTATCCGGGAAGCAGGCGGTACTGATCTCTCACGGCTGGTTCGACGCGCTCACTGCCTCACTCCTCCTCGCAGGGCTCCTAGCTGTGGTTGTTCTCAGCCCCCTGCACGCTTACCTCATATACAGGTTCGTCGAGCCAGCCCTCTACCCCCACGAGAAGAAAGTCGTGAGAAAGTACATAGCGTTCAGCCTGGTGCTCTTCCTACTAGGCTCTATCTACGGCTACTTTGTCGTCATGCCTATCGTCTTCGCGGTCGGCGCCGGCTTAGCGACGCTGGGCGGGGCGGCGCTGCTCTTCTCGATACAGGAGTTCTACCAGAACCTGTTTCTCGGCGTGCTCTCCACAGGAGTCTTCTTCATGTTCCCCCTCGCAGTGCTCACCCTCCACAAGATTGGGCTCGTTAGCTCGGAGACCCTCAGCAAGCAGTGGAGGTACGTCGTCTTCGCGATTTTCGCGATCCTAGCTTTCATCACCCCAGACCCCACCCTGGTCACGGACTTGGTGCTCGGCGTGCCTTTCATGGCCCTCTACTTCCTCTCGATCTGGCTCGTTAAGCGGAGCGAGAAGAAAGGGAGAAAGAGCGGCTAG